GCTCGCGGGAGCTCGCAGATGCCTATGACGGTGTGACGATTCACACGCACGCGAGCGAGAACCGCGGCGAGATCGCGGCCGTGGAGGAAGAAACTGGCCAGCGAAACATCCACTGGCTCGACGAGGTCGGCCTCACAGGTGAGGACGTGGTGCTGGCCCACTGCGTCTGGACGGACGAGGACGAGCGCGAGGTGCTTGCCGAGACTGGTACCAACGTGACCTACTGCCCGTCCTCGAACATGAAACTCGCGAGCGGGGTCGCACCGGTGCTCGACTACCTGGACCGGGGAATCAACGTCGCGCTGGGGAACGACGGGCCGCCGTGTAACAACACGCTCGATCCGTTTACGGAGATGCGGCAGGCGAGCCTGCTCCAGAAGGTCGACCAGCTCGATTCGGAGGCGCTGCCGGCCGACACGGTGTTCGAGATGGCAACGGTCAACGGCGCGCAGGCGGCCGGCTTCGAGCGCGTTGGCAAGCTCCGCGAGGGATGGAAAGCGGATATCATCGGTCTCGAGACCGATATCACCCGCGCGACGCCGTTACACGACGTCCTCTCCCACCTCACGTTCGCGGCCCACGGCGACGACGTGCAGTTCACGATGGTCGACGGCGAGGTGCTCATGCGCGAGGGCGAAGTGCTCGTCGCCGATGCCGCCGATATTCGAGCACGAGCACGCGAATTTGCGGCTGAACTCCACGTTGCTCCCTGAATCGAGGACGACAACAGGTATCCGATACGATCGAACCCAGCCGCTCGTTTTGACGAACGGGGTATTCGACAGTCGACGTGACAGTCGTCAGAGTCCGATCGAATCCAGAATATCGAGACTCAACCCGGCCGCCTGCACGAGTTTGTAGCCCAGAAAGAGCCCCACGATTCCCATGAGCCCGGGGAGTTCAGGCGGTGCCGGAATTGGTACATCGACGAGCGCGAAGAACGCGCCGGTAAGTGCGCCGGTCAGCAGTCCCAGGACGATGAGCTGCAGGTCCATATCGGTGTGAATGCGGGCAGCGCCAAAAGAACGCTGACTCGAACCGACACCAGTACTCGAGTACCGGCTGGTCCGAACGCGCCGCGTTCCGCCCTTCGAATTTCGACAGCTGACGATACGCAGTTTTAATATCGTCGAACACTGGAGACTGTCGTATGCAACTCGACGGACAGTCACAGACTGCTGTCACGGTTCCCGACGAGTTCGACTCGGCGCAGGCAAAGGTCGTCTACCTCTATCTGCACGTCTGGCCGGACTCGACCGCAGACGACCTCTGCGGCGCACTCGGGATCAACAAGGGAACGGTGCTCTCGATCGTTCGAACACTTCGAAAACAGGGCTACGTCGAACGAGTCGACGGGCGGTATCGGCTCTCCTGAGCAGCGACAGCGTCTACAGCTCGATCCGTTCGACCAACTGCTCGTGATTCTCGTTCGTGTTGACCGCCACGATCCGAACGTGATCCTCGAGTCCAGAGTCCCGTAGCTTCGCCTTTAGCAGGTTGTCAACCTGATAGACACCCGCAGCGTTGGTCATCGCAATTTCGACCATTACAGGACTGCTCTCGCCTTCGTAGAGCGAGACGCGTTTGATCGCCTGGCTCGAGAGCGTGTTGATCCCGCGGCCACCGTGTTCGTAAGGAATGCGCGAGCGCCCGCTTTCCATATCCAGTGCGTCTGAGACGCGGATGACGCCGGCCTCGGTCGTCAGCGGCGTCTCGGCCGTGTGGTGACAGAGAATCGCGTGGAGCACCTCGCCCTTCACACGGACCTGATCAGCGAGATCGTAGAACTCCGGCAGCACGCGGTCGAGAATGTCCGCGGCGATCGGAATCGAGTAGTAGACGTGCTCGTCGCGGTGGACCACGTGGCCCACGTCGTGCAACGTCGCCGCGAGTGCGATGATCACCGACTCGTCCTCCTCGGCGAGCCCCTGCTGGCGCGCCCCGTTGAAGTCGACGTTGCCCGCCTTCAACAGGTCGTACAGACAGAGCGCCCGGTTGCGAACGATCTCGATGTGCTTCTTGCCGTGGTCGTTGTAACGCATCCGGTCGACAGCGTTGACGTTCTGGGCCTCGAGATAGGTCTGAATCTCCTCGTCCGCGTCGATGTACTCGAGTACGGCGTTCAGTTTGTCGTCTGGAAAGTTGTGGTCGGCGTCGGGGGTGTAGATGCGACTGCCGTTGTCGTTTCCGGTGTCGGTATCGCTACCGGTGCCGGCCCCGCTCTCGTAGGTCTCGTCGCTATCTGGAGTCGGAGTATCAGTCATACCGTTCACGTCGGGTGCGGGCTAAAAAAGCGCTGCGCCGGGAGTCGGCGTGGTGAAACGGGCCGTCGATTCGAACTTCTTACGCTGCCGCTTCGACTGCGTCCTCGACCTCTGCGTACTCCGGCTCGACGCCGGGGTCGTCGCTGACCCACGAGTACGTAATCACGCCGTCGGAATCGACGACGAAGACGGAGCGCTTTGCGACGCCGTAGACACCGAGGTCCTCGAAGTCCATCTCGACGTCGTAGGTCTCGATGATCTCCTTATTGAAGTCGCTGATCAGGCCAAAGTCGAGGTCGTTCTGGGCACGGAACTCGTTGAGCGTGAACGGCGAGTCGCGGCTGACGCCGTAGACCGTCGCGTCGACGTCCTCGAACGCGGCGAGGCGGTCCTGGAACGTACACATCTCGTCCGTACAGACGCCGGTAAACGCGGCCGGGAAGAACGCGAGGACGATCGGTGCATCCTCGGAGAGAGCGTCCGAGAGGCTGAACTCGTCGACGTCGCCGTTTGCGAGCGGTGCCGTGAAGTCGGGTGCGGAATCGCCAGTTGCTGGCATCACTCCCATTTACGTCCAGGCAGGAAAGACAGTTTCGCTCGCGGATCAATCATCGTTCATCATTGAACAACCGCTTGTCACGTCGTGGCGACTCAGTAGGACTTTGGCAACCCAAGCACGTGCTCCGCGATGTAGTTCTTCACCATCTCGTTCGAAATCGGCGCAACGACGTTGATCATCGTCTCGCGCCAGTAGCGCTCTACGTCGTACTCACTCGCGTATCCCATCCCGCCGTGGACACGAACCGCGCGCTCGCAGGCCTCGAGTGCATCCTCGCTCGCCCGGAGTTTTACCGCGTTCGCCTCCGCGCCGCAGTCACGGTCGTTGTCGTAGAGCCAGGCCGCCTTGCGGACCATCAACTCGTCCTGTTCCAGTTTCGACCACGAGTCCGCAAGCGGGTGCTGGATTCCCTGATAGCTCCCGATTTCGTTTCCGAAGACGACGCGATCATCCGCGTAAGCCGCGGCCTTCTCGAGTGCGGCCTGGCCGATGCCGACGGCGTTCGCGGCGAGGGCAATTCGCTCCGTATTCGCAAAGCGCAGCAGGTAGCGAAAGCCCTCGCCCTCCTCGCCGATGCGGTCCTCGATGGGGATGTCGTACTCGTCGAACCAGACTTCGTTCGAGTCGGAGGCACCGCGGCCGGCTTTCGGGATTTCGGTGACCTCAATGCTCGCCGTATCGCGGTCAAACTCGGTGAAAAAGAGCGTGAGACCGCCAAAGCGGTCGGCTTCTTCTCGCGGCTTCGTTCGGGCGAGTAGCATGATCACGTCGGCCTCCTGTGCCTTCGAGGTCCAAATCTTCTGCCCGGAGACGCGGTAGATCCCTGCCTCGTCGTCACGGTCGGCGGTCGTTTCGATTCGCGAGGTGTCGGTTCCCGCGTTCGGTTCGGTGACGCCGGTACAGACCTGCACGTCGCCGGCGGCAATCTTCGGAAGGTAGCGCTCCTTGTGTTCCTCGTCGCCGAACGCGACGAGCGGTTCGGAGCTAAACGTGTGATGGGCGGTGATCGACGTGCCGGCCATCGCAGCGCCCGAGCGTGCGATTTCCTGCTGGACCAGCGCGGCCTCCTGGACGCCGTACCCCTGGCCGCCGTACGCTTCGGGTATCGTCAGCCCACACCAGCCGTGTTCCGCAAATGTCTCGAAGAACGATTCGGGGTACTCGTGGTTCAGATCGCGCTCACGCCAGTAGTCGTCGCCGAATTCGGCACAGAGGTCGCGAATCTCCGAGCGGATGAGTTGCTGTTCGTCTGTGAGATCGAAGTCCATGGATAGATTCTCTCGTGTCGTATGGTAAGTGTATTCCAGCCATGGGTGAGTTACTGCCGGGGTATTGTCGTCCCGATACAGACTCGACGACCCACCGCGGCCCCCACCGTTGCCGAGCGATGATAGACACGATTCGCGACCTGTTATGCTCGACCGGCCCCAGATCCGTCTCGAATGAGAACTCGTACTGGGAGCATACAGCACGGAACGGGCTGCTGTCGGCGAAATATCACAATCACTCTCGTGGACGAATGCATCCGGTACGTGAACTGTCGTCCGCACTTCGATAACTGAGCGGTCCAAAAAGGTTATAATTGCCAGCGGGTAAGCCACGCATAGAGATGGTAGTCGAAATCGCACCGCTGTTCATCCCTGGTGCACCCGGGGGTCCGGAACTATTGATCATCCTTTTCATCGCCATTCTGCTGTTCGGGGCAAACAAGATCCCGAAGCTGGCACGGTCGACCGGCGAGGCCATGGGCGAGTTCCAGAAGGGGCGTGAAAAGGTCGAAACAGAACTCGAGGAGATGCGCGACGGGGACTTCGAGGGCGACCTCGACGAGGAAGACGACGAGTTCGTCGACACCGAACCAGTCACGTCCGAGGACGACGAGACCGAAACCGAGACCGAAACGGAAACGAGCACGAACTAACGGTTTTTCCCGGGGCGTGTGGCCTAGCGGAGAGGGCAGGAGGTTCCTAACCTTCTGATCGTGGGTTCGAATCCCGCCACGCCCGTTCGCACGGAGCGGACGCGACGAGCGAACGGGCACGGGATTCGAACGAGAGAAGACGCGCGCAGCGAGCACGTCTTCGCGTTGTTCAAATCCCGCTGCGTCTTCTCTCACCCACGTAGTACGTCTCGTACGCATCACTTCAACAGCAACGACAGCAGTGCCGCCAGGCAAACCGGGACTCGAGTACACCCCAATTTCCGATTCGGTTTTGGTTGCTGTCTGCCCCGGTCGTGAGTTGTCGTACTACTTCTGGCCGTCTACTTCCCCCACGAGACCGTCACCGAGCTGTCCACCCGCCGTCGACCGACAGACACGACCCGGTCACGTAGCTCGCCGCGTCGCTCGCCAGAAACACTACCGGCCCAGCGATTTCGGCTGGGTCGGCAAAGCGCTCGAGTGGCGTTCGATCGAGAATCGACTGGCGGAGTTGCTCGTTGGACTCGAGTTCCTCGGTTAACTCGGTGGAAACGTAGCCGGGTGCGACGGCATTCACCCGGACGTCGGGTGCCCAGTCGAGCGCGACGCTCTTGGTGAGGCCGACGAGTCCGTGTTTGGAGGCGACGTAGGGGTGTTGGCGCGGGAGACCGACCAGCCCGCCGACGCTGGCGACGTTGACGACAGAGCCGCCGCCGTTGTCGTGGAGGTGCTGTGCTGCTGCAGTCGCCACCTCGTAAGCACCGCTGAGATTGACTGCGAGCGTTCGGTCGAAGCTCTCGGTCGTGACGTCCTCCGGCCGGCCAAGCGCGTCGTCCGGGTTGAAGCCAGCGTTGTTGACGACGGTGTCGAGACCACCGAACTCCTCGACGGTGCGGTCGATCGCGTCTGCGACGGCATCCGGGTCCGTAACGTCCGCCGGAACTGCGAAGGCCTCACCACCATCGGCTTCGATTTCGGCGACGACCGACTCGAGTTCGTCGGTCGAACGAGCAACGGGAACGACGGCAGCGCCTGCGGCCGCGAGTTCGCAGGTGATAGCACGGCCGATGCCGCGACTGCCGCCGGTGACCAGTGCAACCGTGTCCTCGAGTCTGAACGTCGTCGGTGGAGTCGTCGGAGTCGTACTCATCGTGGTGAGTAGATGCACCGTGTGACAGCCACATTAACGTACGCTCGTTGGTGGGCGACAGCCCAAACCCGTCTGCCTGCCTGATCTGTTTTTCTTCGAATACAATCCGCCATCAGTGGACACGGTATGTGCCACCAGACCACCAGACGGAAGCACGTGTCGACGAACTGACTTGCCGAGTTATCAGATATGGTAATGAGTGGATGAATTTTTTGAAGGGTGACTGAGAGGGTCGGGATAATGGCTATTGACGAAGCCGACCAACCGGATGCTGACGGCGCGTCGACGGGTGAGGCGTCGGCATCTGGGTCGGGGGATGCAGGCTCCCACGAGTCGGACGCCGGTTCGGGATCTGGCGTGCGTGTCGGCGAGTATACGTGGGCGGATTTTATGGAGGAGTATGGGTACGGGGACGAGGCCAAAACGGTGTATTCGGGCCTCGAACGCGACGAGAAGAGCACGGACCAGCTCGGACTCGACACCGACGAGGAGCCCGAGGCGGTGGTGCCGACGGATACGGACTTCGCGGATGTCTCGTTCGATCCCGAACCGTATCTCGGCTACACACCAGACGACCTCCACGACCGTGTTATCCCGATGGCCGGGTCGAACTACGACGCACTCGAGGAGCCGTTCCTCGAGTACGTCGACCCGGAGACGACACCGGTCGTCAAGGATGTCTGGACCTGGGAGCACTACAAGTGGGAGTACTACTACGAGGACGACGGTAGTCGACCGCGCGATAGCGACGGCGAAATCGTTCGTCACGACGAGGAAGACGCTCTCGGCTTCGATCCGGACACGCTCGAGGATCGCCTCTCGATCGCCGACGACATCGCGATGGAACTCGATGACGTCATCGAGGAACGGACGGTCAACATTCAGGACGACATCGACGAGGACGAGTTCTTCTCCACTGCAGACGGGAACACGACCGTCAGCAACCGCTACGATCTCGAGAAGACGGTGCCGATGGAGAAGAAGACCCACTATCGGGAACTCGAGCGCTACTGGGTGAACAAACCCTACGCCTACGTCGTTATCTTCCACTCCGAGAAGGAAAACGAGAAGAAGTACTACATGATCGAGCCGCACCTGAACGAGATCGAACTCGAGTTGCAGGACTTTCTCTCGGGCAAACTCAGGAAGGCGATCAAGTACTCGGACGACGGCGTCAAGGAGAAAGCGGACGAGGACGGCCGACGGATCGTTATCGAGGACGAGACGCGCCAATTGTTAAAGCGCTATGACCTCTTCGAGAAGACGTCGGGGAGTAACAAGGCGGGGATCATCGAGACGATTCAGACGCTGTTGGACGACGAAGACGAAGCTGACGAGGACGACGGGCCGGCCCAACTCGAGGGAATCGAGGTACGCCCGGAGCCGATTATCCTCGCGGAGGACCCCGACACCCTGAACGAGTATCAGGTCGAGAAGCTACTCTACTTCCTCAAGCGCAACTTCATCGGCTACGAGCGGATCGACGGGATCAAACACGACATCAACGTCGAGGACATTTCCGTAGACGGCTACAACTCGCCCGTCTTCGTCTATCACTCCGAGTACGAGCAGATCATTTCGAACATCTATCACGGCGAGGACGAACTCGACGACTTCGTCGTCAAACTCGCCCAGCGATCCGGGAAGGGGATCAGTAAACGGCTGCCGCAGGTTGACGCAACGCTACCCGACGGCTCGCGTGCCCAGCTCACGCTCGGCCAGGAGGTCTCCGACCACGGAACGAACTACACTATCCGTCAGTTCAAGGACGTGCCGTTCACGCCGATCGACCTCATCAACTGGAACACCTTCAGTCTGGACGAGATGGCGTTCCTCTGGCTCGCCATCGAGAATCACAAGAGCCTGATCTTCGCCGGAGGTACGGCATCCGGGAAGACGACCTCGCTGAACGCAGTGTCGCTCTTTATCCCCTCGAGTGCGAAGATCGTCTCCATCGAGGACACCCGCGAAGTCGAGTTGCCACAGCGTAACTGGATCGCGAGTGTTACCCGGCCCTCGTTCGCCGACGACGAGCAGGGTGACGTCGACGAGTTCGACCTGCTGGAAGCCGCGCTCCGACAGCGCCCAGACTACATCGTGATGGGTGAGATCCGTGGTGAGGAGGGTCGAACGCTGTTCCAGGTCATGTCGACTGGTCACACAACCTACACGACATTCCACGCAGACTCCGTCGACGAGGTCCTGAAGCGATTCACGACGGACCCGATCAACGTCTCGAAGACGATGTTCACCGCACTCGACCTGGTCTCGATCCAGACCCAGACGCGGGTGCAGGGCCGGAAAGTCCGCCGGAACAAGTCGCTCACCGAGATCAACCACTACGAGGCCGAACACGACGAGATCAACGTCCAGGACGTCTACCAGTGGCAGGCAGAAACGGACGAGTTCCTCAAGATGGGGGACTCAAACACGCTAGAGGAGATCCAGTTCGACCGCGGCTGGAGCACCGAAAAGCTCGAGAACGAACTGTTCAAACGCGAGGTCATTCTCGCCTACCTCATCAAGAACGGCCTCAACACCTACGCCGAAGTCGCGGCGACAGTGCAGGCGTTCATCAACGACCCCGACACAATCTTGACGCTTATCGCGAACGGGCAACTCGAGGAGAGTCTCGAGGACCTCCGTGAGATGGAGAGCGTCCTGATCGACGTCGACCAGGAGAAAGAGGAACTCGTGCCGCGTCCGGACGCGACGAGCGAGACGTACAACCTCTCGATGGACCTCCTCGAACGAGCCGAGGAGTCGCTGTTCGAAGAGTACCGCGGGAAGGTTCCAAGCGGGCTTGCGAGCGCACTGGGGGAGGTCGAGAGTGAGGACACAGTCGAGGCCGATACCGGAGCCGACGAGTTCGACTTCTCGGGGGATATCGACGATGGGCTCGCAGACGAGTGGA
The DNA window shown above is from Natrialba magadii ATCC 43099 and carries:
- a CDS encoding helix-turn-helix domain-containing protein, with the translated sequence MQLDGQSQTAVTVPDEFDSAQAKVVYLYLHVWPDSTADDLCGALGINKGTVLSIVRTLRKQGYVERVDGRYRLS
- a CDS encoding HD domain-containing protein; translation: MTDTPTPDSDETYESGAGTGSDTDTGNDNGSRIYTPDADHNFPDDKLNAVLEYIDADEEIQTYLEAQNVNAVDRMRYNDHGKKHIEIVRNRALCLYDLLKAGNVDFNGARQQGLAEEDESVIIALAATLHDVGHVVHRDEHVYYSIPIAADILDRVLPEFYDLADQVRVKGEVLHAILCHHTAETPLTTEAGVIRVSDALDMESGRSRIPYEHGGRGINTLSSQAIKRVSLYEGESSPVMVEIAMTNAAGVYQVDNLLKAKLRDSGLEDHVRIVAVNTNENHEQLVERIEL
- a CDS encoding redoxin domain-containing protein; amino-acid sequence: MPATGDSAPDFTAPLANGDVDEFSLSDALSEDAPIVLAFFPAAFTGVCTDEMCTFQDRLAAFEDVDATVYGVSRDSPFTLNEFRAQNDLDFGLISDFNKEIIETYDVEMDFEDLGVYGVAKRSVFVVDSDGVITYSWVSDDPGVEPEYAEVEDAVEAAA
- a CDS encoding 5'-deoxyadenosine deaminase, whose protein sequence is MLLSGTVVADADTVIADGAVVVADDEIVAVGDRSTCLEEYPEHEHHACDVLAPGTVGGHVHSVQSLGRGIADDTELLEWLSEYVLPMEASLSADGMRVAAELGYLELIESGTTTCIDHLSVAHADEAFEAARELGIRGRLGKVLMDKESPPGLLEDTDEALAESERLIQKYHGAADGRIRYAVTPRFAVSCTEECLRGSRELADAYDGVTIHTHASENRGEIAAVEEETGQRNIHWLDEVGLTGEDVVLAHCVWTDEDEREVLAETGTNVTYCPSSNMKLASGVAPVLDYLDRGINVALGNDGPPCNNTLDPFTEMRQASLLQKVDQLDSEALPADTVFEMATVNGAQAAGFERVGKLREGWKADIIGLETDITRATPLHDVLSHLTFAAHGDDVQFTMVDGEVLMREGEVLVADAADIRARAREFAAELHVAP
- a CDS encoding type II/IV secretion system ATPase subunit, which gives rise to MAIDEADQPDADGASTGEASASGSGDAGSHESDAGSGSGVRVGEYTWADFMEEYGYGDEAKTVYSGLERDEKSTDQLGLDTDEEPEAVVPTDTDFADVSFDPEPYLGYTPDDLHDRVIPMAGSNYDALEEPFLEYVDPETTPVVKDVWTWEHYKWEYYYEDDGSRPRDSDGEIVRHDEEDALGFDPDTLEDRLSIADDIAMELDDVIEERTVNIQDDIDEDEFFSTADGNTTVSNRYDLEKTVPMEKKTHYRELERYWVNKPYAYVVIFHSEKENEKKYYMIEPHLNEIELELQDFLSGKLRKAIKYSDDGVKEKADEDGRRIVIEDETRQLLKRYDLFEKTSGSNKAGIIETIQTLLDDEDEADEDDGPAQLEGIEVRPEPIILAEDPDTLNEYQVEKLLYFLKRNFIGYERIDGIKHDINVEDISVDGYNSPVFVYHSEYEQIISNIYHGEDELDDFVVKLAQRSGKGISKRLPQVDATLPDGSRAQLTLGQEVSDHGTNYTIRQFKDVPFTPIDLINWNTFSLDEMAFLWLAIENHKSLIFAGGTASGKTTSLNAVSLFIPSSAKIVSIEDTREVELPQRNWIASVTRPSFADDEQGDVDEFDLLEAALRQRPDYIVMGEIRGEEGRTLFQVMSTGHTTYTTFHADSVDEVLKRFTTDPINVSKTMFTALDLVSIQTQTRVQGRKVRRNKSLTEINHYEAEHDEINVQDVYQWQAETDEFLKMGDSNTLEEIQFDRGWSTEKLENELFKREVILAYLIKNGLNTYAEVAATVQAFINDPDTILTLIANGQLEESLEDLREMESVLIDVDQEKEELVPRPDATSETYNLSMDLLERAEESLFEEYRGKVPSGLASALGEVESEDTVEADTGADEFDFSGDIDDGLADEWTFGDGPTAFETAAGSGATTATATATATAAADDEPDWFAESDDSGFGIEATAAETGPNAGPAPDSASTDDTAPAAATTSSSGVDSMDSSGGETATSTDTDPVTETKTETDVLDTVDTDDFGSGEPPAWSVDEPTDDTDGPFSGSGSGPTGGSMSADGTATDAADDITVFPSDEADDGDLGGLFDDMGETLDELESATEASSDQPVETDSERTSTADGDAMFSGDELEDVFDPDPDPDPEPGPEQGPEPESEQESVPSSGEAGGGNEGEGEGDGEGGANTDTDQPDGDVISFDESEIDSADETAVTPEQQETDDGGDSGGDSDDGDDESRSIFGDQSETVFGDADSTADGEQEAPQPESEDGSLFDDAEPGPKSSIFADESETDDADDAGSTVDAGGGESKAGNDESDGGEHETTENTTSTNSNSTETDE
- the tatA gene encoding twin-arginine translocase TatA/TatE family subunit; the protein is MVVEIAPLFIPGAPGGPELLIILFIAILLFGANKIPKLARSTGEAMGEFQKGREKVETELEEMRDGDFEGDLDEEDDEFVDTEPVTSEDDETETETETETSTN
- a CDS encoding XapX domain-containing protein, encoding MDLQLIVLGLLTGALTGAFFALVDVPIPAPPELPGLMGIVGLFLGYKLVQAAGLSLDILDSIGL
- a CDS encoding SDR family NAD(P)-dependent oxidoreductase encodes the protein MSTTPTTPPTTFRLEDTVALVTGGSRGIGRAITCELAAAGAAVVPVARSTDELESVVAEIEADGGEAFAVPADVTDPDAVADAIDRTVEEFGGLDTVVNNAGFNPDDALGRPEDVTTESFDRTLAVNLSGAYEVATAAAQHLHDNGGGSVVNVASVGGLVGLPRQHPYVASKHGLVGLTKSVALDWAPDVRVNAVAPGYVSTELTEELESNEQLRQSILDRTPLERFADPAEIAGPVVFLASDAASYVTGSCLSVDGGWTAR
- a CDS encoding acyl-CoA dehydrogenase family protein, giving the protein MDFDLTDEQQLIRSEIRDLCAEFGDDYWRERDLNHEYPESFFETFAEHGWCGLTIPEAYGGQGYGVQEAALVQQEIARSGAAMAGTSITAHHTFSSEPLVAFGDEEHKERYLPKIAAGDVQVCTGVTEPNAGTDTSRIETTADRDDEAGIYRVSGQKIWTSKAQEADVIMLLARTKPREEADRFGGLTLFFTEFDRDTASIEVTEIPKAGRGASDSNEVWFDEYDIPIEDRIGEEGEGFRYLLRFANTERIALAANAVGIGQAALEKAAAYADDRVVFGNEIGSYQGIQHPLADSWSKLEQDELMVRKAAWLYDNDRDCGAEANAVKLRASEDALEACERAVRVHGGMGYASEYDVERYWRETMINVVAPISNEMVKNYIAEHVLGLPKSY